From the genome of Indicator indicator isolate 239-I01 chromosome 17, UM_Iind_1.1, whole genome shotgun sequence, one region includes:
- the SLITRK4 gene encoding SLIT and NTRK-like protein 4: MFLWLFLVLSSPVSSTTADADISVEICNVCSCVSVENVLYVNCEKVAVYRPNQLKPPWSNFYHLNFQNNLLIILYPNSFPNFTHAVSLQLGNNKLQNIEGGAFMGLSALKQLHLNNNELKILRADTFLGIENLEYLQADYNLIKFIERGAFNKLHKLKVLILNDNLISFLPDNIFRFASLTHLDIRGNRIQKLPYIGVLEHIGRIVELQLEDNPWNCTCDLLPLKAWLENMPYNIYIGEAICETPSDLYGRLLKETNKQELCSMGTGSDFDVRILPPSQLEPGYSTPNGHTTQTSVHRLVTKPPKTTNPSKISGIVAGKALSNRNLSQIISYQTRVPPLTPCPVPCVCKTHPSDLGLSVNCQERNIESMAELVPKPLNAKKLHVNGNYIKDVDTTDFIEFEGLDLLHLGSNRISVIRGEVFHNLTNLRRLYLNGNQIERLSPEMFAGLHNLQYLYLEYNVIKEILAGTFDLMPNLQLLYLNNNLLRSLPAYIFAGAPLARLNLRNNHFMYLPVSGVLDQLKSLTQIDLEGNPWDCTCDLVALKLWLEKLNEGIVVKELKCETPVQFANIELKSLKNEILCPKLLNKPSALFTSPMPAVTFTTPPGPVRSPPGGPVPLSILILSILVVLILTVFVAFCLLVFVLRRNKKPTVKHEGIGNQECSSMQLQLRKHDHKSNKKDGLGAEAFIPQTIEQMSKSHTCGLKESETGFTFSDPPGQKVILRNINDKEKDLLHVDTRKRLSTIDELDELFPGRDSNLFIQNFLESKKEYNSIGVSGFEIRYPEKLQDKKTKKSLIGGNHSKIVVEQRKSEYFELKAKLQGSPDYLQVLEEQTALNKI, encoded by the coding sequence ATGTTTCTGTGGCTCTTTCTGGTTCTGTCATCTCCAGTTTCTTCTACAACTGCAGATGCTGATATATCTGTGGAAATTTGCAATGTTTGCTCCTGTGTGTCAGTTGAAAACGTACTCTATGTCAACTGTGAGAAGGTTGCAGTCTACAGACCAAATCAGCTTAAACCACCATGGTCTAATTTTTACCACCTCAACTTTCAAAACAACCTGCTAATTATTCTATATCCAAATTCCTTCCCTAATTTTACGCATGCAGTGTCCTTGCAGCTGGGTAATAATAAGTTACAGAACATTGAGGGAGGGGCCTTTATGGGTCTTAGTGCGTTAAAGCAGTTGCACTTGAACAACAATGAATTAAAGATTCTCCGAGCTGACACTTTCCTTGGCATAGAGAACTTGGAGTATCTCCAAGCTGACTACAATTTAATCAAGTTTATTGAACGGGGAGCCTTCAATAAGCTTCACAAGCTGAAAGTCCTGATCCTTAATGACAATCTGATTTCATTCCTTCCTGATAATATTTTTCGATTTGCTTCTCTAACCCATCTGGATATACGAGGTAATCGAATACAGAAGCTTCCGTACATTGGAGTTCTGGAACACATTGGGCGAATCGTTGAATTGCAGCTGGAAGACAACCCCTGGAATTGTACATGTGATTTGTTGCCTTTGAAAGCGTGGCTGGAAAACATGCCCTATAACATCTACATTGGGGAGGCTATTTGTGAAACACCCAGTGACTTGTATGGAAGGCTTCTGAAAGAAACCAACAAGCAAGAGCTGTGCTCCATGGGGACAGGCAGTGATTTTGATGTGCGCATTCTTCCTCCCTCGCAGTTGGAGCCTGGTTATAGCACTCCAAATGGTCACACCACTCAAACATCGGTGCACAGATTAGTCACAAAGCCACCCAAGACTACAAATCCTTCGAAGATCTCCGGGATAGTAGCAGGCAAAGCACTATCTAATCGCAATCTCAGTCAAATCATATCTTACCAGACCAGGGTGCCTCCTTTAACACCTTGTCCGGTCCCCTGCGTTTGCAAAACGCATCCTTCAGACTTGGGATTAAGTGTAAATTGCCAAGAGAGAAATATAGAATCGATGGCTGAACTCGTACCAAAACCCTTGAACGCCAAGAAACTGCATGTAAATGGCAATTATATTAAGGATGTGGACACTACAGATTTCATTGAGTTTGAGGGGCTGGATTTGCTGCATTTAGGGAGCAATCGTATTTCAGTGATCAGAGGAGAAGTTTTCCACAACCTTACAAATTTACGGAGACTGTATCTCAATGGCAATCAAATAGAGCGGCTGAGCCCAGAAATGTTTGCTGGCCTCCACAACTTGCAGTATCTCTATTTGGAATACAATGTTATCAAAGAAATCCTAGCAGGCACCTTTGACTTAATGCCAAATTTGCAGTTGCTCTACCTGAACAACAATCTTCTACGAAGCTTGCCAGCATATATTTTCGCTGGTGCACCACTTGCTAGACTGAATCTGAGGAACAATCATTTCATGTATTTACCTGTAAGTGGCGTTCTTGATCAGCTAAAATCTCTTACGCAAATTGATTTGGAAGGTAATCCATGGGACTGCACTTGTGATTTAGTTGCTTTGAAACTGTGGCTTGAAAAGCTAAATGAAGGTATTGTGGTGAAAGAATTGAAATGTGAAACACCTGTACAGTTTGCTAACATTGAACTTAAGTCTCTGAAAAATGAGATCCTCTGTCCTAAACTTTTAAACAAGCCATCTGCTCTGTTCACTAGTCCTATGCCCGCTGTTACTTTTACAACACCACCGGGACCAGTTCGGAGTCCTCCTGGTGGCCCAGTTCCATTGTCCATCCTAATCTTAAGCATATTAGTTGTGCTTATTTTAACagtgtttgttgctttttgtcTTCTTGTCTTTGTGCTTCGGCGCAACAAAAAACCGACTGTAAAGCACGAAGGGATTGGAAATCAAGAATGCAGTTCTATGCAACTGCAGCTAAGAAAGCACGATCACAAGTCAAACAAAAAAGATGGACTAGGTGCGGAGGCCTTCATTCCTCAGACCATTGAGCAGATGAGCAAAAGTCATACCTGTGGCTTAAAAGAGTCTGAAACAGGCTTCACGTTTTCTGACCCACCAGGGCAAAAAGTCATTCTGAGAAATATTAATGACAAGGAGAAAGATTTGTTGCATGTGGATACCAGAAAAAGACTTAGCACAATCGATGAACTGGATGAGTTATTCCCTGGGAGGGATTCCAATTTATTTATTCAAAATTTTCTTGAAAGTAAAAAAGAATACAACAGCATAGGGGTCAGTGGCTTTGAAATACGTTACCCAGAGAAACTACAGgacaaaaaaaccaagaaatctCTAATAGGTGGTAATCATAGTAAAATTGTAGTAGAACAAAGAAAAAGTGAGTATTTTGAACTAAAAGCTAAACTTCAAGGTTCACCTGACTACCTGCAAGTCCTTGAAGAACAAACAGCTTTGAATAAAATATAG